The following coding sequences are from one Microbulbifer sp. TB1203 window:
- a CDS encoding DUF58 domain-containing protein codes for MRPSRRLVKLLGYWCLAALVVSAARIWLPRAADGLATAWWCTGALLLGAALLDWLVGRKVRGAEGERQLPGNLALGVENRVRLTLRNFGPRPLALLVSDQLPDQLRSRALPRRAQLDCNQEVEIDYPVVPHHRGRADFGRIEVLADAPWGLWQKKVLLGEPQTVKVYPNFLGISSLQALSTEQSLRYLGLHQQQRRGEGMDFRQLREYRRGDSQRQVDWRASARMRKLISREYQDERDQEIVYMLDCGRRMRTKDGELSHFDHALNALLLSAYVAIKQGDAVGLHAFATGGGDSELPPVKGEGSINLLLNHVYDLHSGTAHSDFSGAAQQLLARHQRRALVILVTNLRDEDSDELLAAVQLLSRRHLVMVASLRETALDNLVHEPVRDFDSAIDWTAARDFLHRRARLLQQLRARNVLVVDSEPAQLHMALVESYWRLKRSGRI; via the coding sequence GTGAGACCGAGCCGCCGCCTGGTAAAACTGCTCGGCTACTGGTGCCTGGCGGCGCTGGTGGTCAGCGCCGCGCGCATCTGGCTGCCCCGCGCCGCCGACGGGCTCGCCACCGCCTGGTGGTGCACCGGCGCCCTGCTGCTGGGGGCGGCACTGCTGGACTGGCTGGTGGGGCGCAAAGTGCGGGGAGCGGAGGGCGAACGGCAACTCCCCGGGAACCTGGCCCTTGGAGTTGAGAACCGGGTGCGGCTCACCCTGCGCAATTTCGGACCGCGCCCGCTGGCGCTGCTGGTGAGCGACCAGCTTCCCGACCAATTGCGCAGCCGCGCACTGCCGCGCCGCGCGCAGCTGGATTGCAACCAGGAAGTGGAGATCGACTACCCCGTGGTACCACACCATCGCGGCCGCGCCGACTTCGGCCGCATCGAAGTGCTGGCGGACGCCCCCTGGGGACTTTGGCAGAAAAAAGTGCTGCTGGGCGAGCCGCAGACGGTGAAGGTCTACCCCAATTTCCTCGGCATCTCCTCGCTGCAGGCGCTCAGCACCGAGCAGAGCCTGCGCTACCTGGGCCTGCACCAGCAGCAGCGCCGCGGCGAAGGCATGGACTTCCGCCAGTTGCGCGAATACCGTCGCGGCGACAGCCAGCGGCAGGTGGACTGGCGGGCCAGCGCGCGCATGCGCAAACTGATCAGCCGCGAGTACCAGGACGAGCGCGACCAGGAAATCGTCTACATGCTGGATTGCGGCCGCCGCATGCGCACCAAGGACGGCGAACTCAGCCACTTCGACCACGCCCTCAACGCGCTGCTGCTGTCCGCCTACGTGGCGATCAAGCAGGGGGACGCGGTGGGTCTGCACGCCTTCGCCACCGGCGGCGGCGACAGCGAGCTGCCGCCGGTAAAGGGGGAGGGGAGTATCAACCTGCTGCTCAACCACGTCTACGACCTGCACTCCGGCACGGCCCACAGCGACTTCAGCGGCGCCGCGCAGCAGCTGCTGGCCCGGCACCAGCGCCGCGCCCTGGTCATTCTGGTGACCAACCTGCGCGACGAGGACAGCGACGAACTGCTGGCCGCGGTGCAGCTGCTGAGCCGCCGGCACCTGGTGATGGTGGCCAGCCTGCGGGAGACCGCGCTGGATAACCTGGTGCACGAACCGGTGCGCGACTTCGACAGCGCCATCGACTGGACCGCCGCGCGGGATTTCCTGCACCGCCGCGCACGCCTGCTGCAACAACTGCGCGCGCGCAACGTACTGGTGGTGGACTCGGAGCCGGCGCAGCTGCATATGGCGCTGGTGGAGAGTTACTGGCGCCTTAAGCGCAGCGGTAGAATCTGA
- a CDS encoding MoxR family ATPase — translation MSETLNTPTEQSAETEQWQAAGAQLTLLRNTINRLLIGQEEVVEQVLIALLASGHVLLEGVPGLGKTLLVRSLANCFGGRFRRIQFTPDLMPADVTGHAIYHMGESRFEVRRGPVFTNLLLADEINRAPAKTQAALLEVMQEKQVTIDGEALPTPSPFMVLATQNPIEQEGTYPLPEAELDRFLLKVLIDFPSLEAELKLAAAASSGRIEQQLQQPVGLLTVEQLQQLQALVPKVAVDQQVLHYAVRLVRATRESAQLRRSAGPRASIGLLQAARAQALLQGREFVLPDDVKAMAIPVMRHRVGLSPDMEIDGETADSVLAQIIETVEAPRL, via the coding sequence ATGAGCGAAACCCTGAATACCCCCACAGAACAATCCGCGGAAACTGAACAATGGCAGGCCGCCGGCGCCCAGCTGACACTGCTGCGCAATACCATCAACCGGCTGCTGATCGGCCAGGAGGAAGTGGTGGAGCAGGTGCTGATCGCGCTGCTCGCCTCCGGCCACGTACTGCTCGAGGGGGTGCCTGGCCTGGGCAAGACCCTGCTGGTGCGCTCCCTGGCCAACTGTTTCGGCGGCCGCTTCCGGCGCATCCAGTTCACCCCGGACCTGATGCCTGCGGACGTCACCGGCCACGCCATCTACCACATGGGCGAGAGCCGCTTCGAGGTGCGCCGCGGACCGGTGTTCACCAACCTGTTGCTGGCGGACGAAATCAACCGCGCTCCTGCGAAAACCCAGGCGGCGCTGCTGGAAGTGATGCAGGAGAAGCAGGTCACCATCGACGGCGAAGCCCTGCCCACCCCGAGCCCGTTTATGGTGCTGGCCACCCAGAACCCCATCGAGCAGGAGGGCACCTATCCGCTGCCGGAGGCGGAGCTGGACCGCTTTCTGCTCAAGGTGCTGATCGATTTCCCCAGCCTGGAGGCGGAATTGAAACTGGCCGCGGCGGCGAGCAGCGGGCGCATCGAACAGCAGCTGCAACAGCCGGTCGGCCTGCTCACCGTCGAACAGCTGCAACAGTTGCAGGCCCTGGTGCCCAAAGTCGCGGTAGATCAGCAGGTGCTGCACTACGCAGTGCGCCTGGTGCGCGCCACCCGCGAAAGCGCGCAGCTGCGCCGCAGCGCCGGCCCCCGCGCCAGTATCGGCCTGTTGCAGGCGGCCCGCGCCCAGGCGCTGCTCCAGGGCCGCGAGTTCGTACTGCCGGATGACGTCAAGGCCATGGCTATCCCGGTAATGCGCCACCGCGTGGGCCTGTCGCCGGATATGGAGATCGACGGCGAGACCGCGGACTCGGTACTGGCACAGATCATCGAAACAGTGGAAGCGCCCCGGCTGTGA
- a CDS encoding DUF4350 domain-containing protein — MTRFLLAVSLLLTAATTAAFLYFFERYSEELDLGWGPEARRNPYLAAEQFLAADGLQTRRADNISVLNTLAPDDTLYLASSSQAYNLKRADELLGWVESGGHAIVVAHIAGEGERDWLLDRLEVSLEERDGIDFEHPFRELLGEEAEEFEGKSASEILREHNRRLREGEPEEKEESAEEEKPPRNPDVDPEDLVTLATEDGGEYRLHFTGRHQLQHPALEEEEASDGPVFWAKIHRDDTGVPFMQFERGDGLITIVADGGLWRSDRIGHFDHAYLLRLLASDGNFVFLTRPRFDSLGELARRYAGEFFLAGALALLAWLLYRSRRFGPRAPEPETARRSLLEHISACGHYYWRAGHCENLVRQQRDALLRRLGGERASPPIRRKLCTQLAAQTGLDESSIAATLWGDPPRSEETFTEQMRKLQQIEAAL; from the coding sequence GTGACTAGGTTTCTTCTCGCCGTATCACTGCTGCTCACCGCCGCCACCACCGCGGCCTTCCTGTATTTCTTCGAGCGCTACAGCGAGGAACTGGACCTCGGCTGGGGGCCGGAGGCCCGGCGCAACCCCTACCTGGCCGCGGAGCAGTTCCTCGCCGCCGACGGCCTGCAAACCCGGCGCGCAGACAATATCTCCGTACTGAATACTCTCGCCCCCGACGACACCCTCTATCTGGCCAGCTCCAGCCAGGCGTATAACCTCAAGCGCGCGGACGAACTGCTCGGCTGGGTGGAGAGCGGCGGCCACGCCATTGTGGTAGCCCATATCGCGGGCGAGGGCGAGCGGGACTGGCTGCTGGACCGGTTGGAGGTCTCCCTGGAGGAGCGGGACGGAATCGACTTCGAGCACCCCTTCCGCGAACTCCTCGGCGAAGAGGCGGAGGAATTCGAGGGCAAGAGCGCCAGCGAAATACTCCGCGAACACAACCGCCGCCTGCGCGAGGGCGAACCGGAGGAGAAGGAGGAGTCCGCCGAAGAGGAAAAACCGCCGCGCAATCCGGATGTGGACCCGGAGGACCTGGTCACCCTGGCCACCGAAGATGGCGGCGAGTACCGGTTGCATTTCACCGGCCGCCACCAGCTTCAACACCCGGCACTGGAGGAAGAAGAGGCCAGCGACGGGCCCGTATTCTGGGCCAAAATTCACCGCGACGACACCGGCGTGCCCTTTATGCAGTTCGAGCGCGGCGACGGGCTGATCACCATTGTCGCGGACGGCGGCCTCTGGCGATCGGACCGCATCGGCCATTTCGACCACGCCTACCTGCTGCGCCTGCTCGCCTCCGACGGCAACTTCGTCTTTCTCACCCGCCCGCGTTTCGACTCGCTGGGAGAGCTGGCGCGGCGCTACGCCGGGGAGTTCTTCCTCGCCGGCGCCCTGGCCCTGCTCGCCTGGCTGCTGTACCGCTCGCGCCGCTTCGGCCCCCGCGCGCCGGAACCGGAGACCGCGCGGCGCTCGCTGCTGGAACATATCTCCGCCTGCGGCCACTACTACTGGCGCGCCGGGCACTGCGAAAACCTGGTGCGCCAGCAGCGGGACGCGCTGCTGCGACGGCTGGGCGGGGAGCGCGCCAGCCCGCCGATCCGGCGCAAACTCTGCACACAACTGGCCGCACAGACCGGGCTGGACGAATCCTCCATCGCCGCGACCCTCTGGGGCGACCCGCCCCGGAGCGAAGAGACCTTTACCGAACAGATGCGCAAACTGCAGCAAATCGAGGCCGCACTATGA
- a CDS encoding DUF4129 domain-containing protein, whose translation MDLNRLAVRARLRSPWESIDLGVALARRLWWPLFVVWLLPAALVFGIVALLLRDSPGWAFFLVWWLKPVYDRLPLLIASRALFGERMSAGAALKQFFSVNRRDWLAWLSWRRLSPTRSFDMPVTLLEQSSGAARGARIGVLHRKHASAATWLTLTGYHLEIILFLALAALIYLLIPEQVEIDWMPFLISGQTWLVWALNCLYLLVMAAVAPFYIVCGFSLYIGRRIELEAWDIEIQFRNLVERQRRSEKTAPLAAQLMLLCALGIFAAAPALQARADAGGTPEQAREQIDEILAGEDFHRMETVKSWRLKEIDWQSEAFPEWVIALLEWLESLSADEPPDSGTSWGPLVAGLLEVLLWIGAIGLTAYLLWHYREQLGRALKFHRKPPREKKAVPETLFGLDVRQSSLPADVCAEVLRLWQQGEQRAGLGLLYRATLSHLIEDYLFEFGDHLTERECARLVEHRRGGNQEQPPVSSALSGFVQQLTAVWQQLAYAHRAPEMARVQTLCGQWQEVFARD comes from the coding sequence GTGGACCTTAACCGGCTGGCGGTGCGCGCGCGGCTGCGCTCGCCCTGGGAATCCATCGACCTGGGCGTGGCATTGGCGCGGCGACTGTGGTGGCCGCTGTTTGTCGTGTGGCTGCTGCCGGCGGCGCTGGTGTTCGGGATCGTAGCGCTGCTGCTGCGCGACTCCCCGGGGTGGGCGTTCTTCCTGGTCTGGTGGCTGAAGCCGGTGTACGACCGCCTGCCGCTGCTGATCGCCAGCCGCGCGCTGTTCGGTGAGAGGATGTCCGCCGGCGCCGCGCTAAAGCAGTTCTTTTCCGTCAACCGCCGCGACTGGCTGGCGTGGCTCAGCTGGCGGCGCCTCAGCCCCACACGCTCCTTCGATATGCCAGTGACCCTGCTGGAGCAGAGCAGCGGCGCGGCGCGGGGGGCGCGCATCGGCGTGCTGCACCGCAAGCACGCCAGCGCCGCCACCTGGTTGACGCTCACCGGGTACCACCTGGAAATAATCCTTTTCCTGGCATTGGCAGCACTGATCTACCTGCTGATACCGGAGCAGGTGGAGATCGACTGGATGCCCTTTCTGATCAGCGGGCAAACCTGGCTGGTGTGGGCACTGAACTGCCTCTACCTGCTGGTGATGGCCGCGGTCGCGCCCTTTTATATCGTCTGCGGTTTCTCCCTGTATATCGGCCGGCGCATCGAACTGGAGGCCTGGGATATCGAGATACAGTTCCGCAACCTGGTGGAACGCCAGCGGCGCAGCGAAAAGACCGCCCCCCTCGCGGCGCAGCTGATGCTGCTGTGCGCCCTGGGCATTTTTGCCGCGGCGCCGGCACTGCAGGCCCGCGCCGATGCCGGGGGCACTCCGGAGCAGGCGCGGGAACAGATCGACGAAATCCTTGCGGGCGAGGACTTCCACCGGATGGAGACCGTCAAGAGCTGGCGCCTGAAAGAAATCGACTGGCAGAGCGAGGCCTTCCCCGAATGGGTGATCGCCCTTCTCGAGTGGCTGGAGAGCCTGTCCGCGGATGAGCCTCCGGACAGCGGAACCAGTTGGGGCCCGCTTGTTGCCGGATTGCTGGAAGTACTGCTGTGGATCGGTGCCATCGGCCTGACGGCCTACCTGCTCTGGCACTACCGCGAACAGCTCGGCCGGGCACTTAAATTCCACAGAAAGCCCCCGCGAGAAAAAAAGGCCGTGCCGGAGACCCTGTTCGGCCTGGACGTGCGCCAGTCCAGCCTGCCGGCGGATGTCTGTGCCGAGGTGCTGCGCCTGTGGCAACAGGGCGAGCAGCGGGCCGGACTGGGGCTGCTGTATCGCGCCACCCTGTCACACCTGATCGAGGACTACCTCTTTGAGTTCGGCGATCACCTCACAGAGCGCGAGTGCGCGCGGCTGGTAGAGCACCGCCGGGGAGGGAATCAAGAACAGCCGCCGGTGAGTTCGGCGCTGAGCGGCTTCGTACAGCAGCTGACTGCGGTCTGGCAACAGCTCGCCTACGCCCACCGCGCGCCGGAAATGGCGCGGGTGCAGACCCTGTGCGGACAGTGGCAAGAGGTGTTTGCCCGTGACTAG